The [Pseudomonas] carboxydohydrogena genome includes a window with the following:
- a CDS encoding GNAT family N-acetyltransferase: protein MALFRLPLTLPPVLMPRERGLWLRPPAMADYEQWSELRRTSRAYLTPWEPIWPADDLTRAGFRRRLRRYTEDIAEDRSYPFIIIRESDQKLLGAVTLANVRRGIVQSGTIGYWIGEPYAKQGYMTAALRVLLPTLFGELHLHRVEAACIPGNLASARVLEKCGFIREGVARRYLCINGSWQDHYLYGLLEDDFVG, encoded by the coding sequence ATGGCGTTATTCCGGTTGCCCCTCACGCTGCCTCCCGTACTCATGCCACGCGAGCGTGGCCTCTGGCTGCGCCCGCCGGCGATGGCCGATTACGAACAATGGTCAGAATTGCGGCGGACGAGCAGGGCTTACCTGACGCCCTGGGAGCCGATCTGGCCGGCCGACGATCTGACCCGGGCGGGATTTCGCCGCCGGCTGCGCCGCTATACCGAAGACATCGCCGAAGACCGTTCCTATCCCTTCATCATCATCCGCGAGAGCGATCAGAAGCTGCTTGGCGCGGTCACGCTCGCCAATGTCCGGCGCGGCATCGTCCAGAGCGGCACCATCGGCTACTGGATCGGCGAGCCTTACGCCAAGCAGGGCTATATGACGGCGGCGCTGCGCGTGCTGCTGCCGACATTGTTCGGCGAGTTGCACCTGCATCGCGTGGAGGCGGCCTGCATTCCGGGCAATCTGGCGTCGGCGCGGGTGCTTGAGAAATGCGGCTTCATCCGCGAAGGGGTGGCGCGGCGGTATCTGTGCATCAACGGCTCCTGGCAGGACCATTACCTGTATGGGTTGCTGGAGGACGATTTCGTCGGCTGA
- a CDS encoding M16 family metallopeptidase: MAVEITKLPSGLTVVTDAMPHLETAALGVWTGVGGRDERLDEHGISHLLEHMAFKGTASRTSREIVEQIEAVGGDLNAATSSESTAYYARVMKADVPLAIDVLSDILANPSFDTDELEREKSVIVQEIGAAMDTPDDAVFEYLGELAYPDQPMGRSLLGTPETLATFTRDKLRGYLTTHYRGPDMVVAASGAIDHRRIVADVEQRFAGFGAEAGPKPSPASFGKGGSRVVRRDLEQAHLTLALEGIPQSDPALFSLQVFTSILGGGMSSRLFQEVREKRGLCYSIYTFHQPYSDTGFFSLYTGTDPSDAPEMMEVIIDEMNEAVETLTEAEIARAKAQMKAGLLMALESCSARAEQLARHILAYGRPLGTEEIIARIDNVSVESARDAARALLARSRPAVVALGSGRGLDKAVAFAEGLSGPKARALLH; the protein is encoded by the coding sequence ATGGCTGTCGAAATCACCAAACTTCCCTCCGGGCTCACCGTCGTCACCGATGCCATGCCGCATCTGGAAACGGCGGCGCTCGGCGTGTGGACCGGGGTCGGCGGCCGCGACGAGAGGCTGGACGAGCACGGCATTTCGCATCTGCTGGAGCACATGGCGTTCAAGGGCACCGCGAGCCGCACCTCGCGCGAGATCGTCGAGCAGATCGAGGCGGTCGGCGGCGATCTCAACGCCGCGACGAGTTCGGAAAGCACGGCTTATTACGCGCGCGTCATGAAGGCGGACGTGCCGCTTGCGATCGACGTGCTGTCCGACATTCTGGCGAATCCGTCCTTCGATACGGACGAACTGGAGCGCGAGAAAAGCGTCATCGTGCAGGAGATCGGCGCGGCGATGGATACGCCCGACGATGCGGTGTTCGAATATCTCGGCGAGTTAGCCTATCCCGACCAGCCGATGGGGCGCTCGCTGCTCGGCACGCCGGAAACGCTCGCGACGTTCACGCGCGACAAGCTGCGCGGTTATCTCACCACGCATTATCGCGGCCCCGACATGGTTGTGGCGGCTTCGGGCGCGATCGACCATCGCCGGATCGTCGCCGATGTCGAGCAACGGTTCGCTGGCTTTGGCGCCGAGGCGGGCCCGAAACCTTCGCCGGCATCGTTCGGCAAGGGTGGCTCGCGCGTCGTGCGCCGCGATCTGGAGCAGGCGCATCTGACGCTCGCGCTCGAAGGCATTCCGCAATCGGATCCCGCCTTGTTCAGCTTGCAGGTGTTCACCAGCATCCTCGGCGGAGGGATGTCGTCGCGGCTGTTCCAGGAAGTGCGCGAGAAGCGCGGGCTTTGCTATTCGATCTACACTTTCCACCAGCCTTATTCCGACACAGGTTTTTTCAGCCTCTACACCGGCACGGACCCGAGCGATGCGCCGGAGATGATGGAAGTCATCATCGACGAGATGAACGAGGCGGTCGAGACGCTGACGGAGGCGGAAATCGCCCGCGCCAAGGCGCAGATGAAGGCCGGCCTGCTGATGGCGCTGGAGAGTTGCAGCGCGCGTGCCGAGCAGTTGGCGCGTCATATTTTGGCTTATGGCCGCCCGCTAGGCACCGAGGAGATCATCGCGCGGATCGACAATGTCAGCGTCGAGTCCGCCCGCGATGCGGCAAGGGCGCTGCTCGCCCGCAGCCGCCCGGCGGTGGTGGCGCTCGGCAGCGGCCGGGGGCTGGACAAGGCGGTGGCGTTTGCGGAAGGATTGTCCGGGCCGAAGGCGAGGGCGCTTCTTCACTGA